A window of the Cannabis sativa cultivar Pink pepper isolate KNU-18-1 chromosome X, ASM2916894v1, whole genome shotgun sequence genome harbors these coding sequences:
- the LOC115711315 gene encoding protein ALTERED SEED GERMINATION 2 isoform X1, protein MEPWPFHDGNIYDLLHRRYLHGPQDANRSFQLHSSLIRRLSQEKELEGHEGCVNAIAWNSSGSLLISGSDDTRINIWSYAGRNLLHSLETGHCANIFCSKFIPETGDELVVSGAGDAEVRLFNLSRLSGRGADDSAIAPSATYQCHTRRVKKLAVEVGNPNVVWSASEDGTLRQHDFREGSSCPPAGSSHQECRNILIDLRCGAKRSLADPPRQNFALKSCDISATRPHLLLVGGSDAFARLYDRRMLPPFSSSQKKMPPPPCVDYFCPMHLSDHAHSSLHLTHVAFSPDGEEVLLSYSGEHVYLMDINHAGDSSMQYSPADVSQLTSFTTRLDRGELTSEVGLKGHSKERSAALDMCKKLLQIAERSLEGDMNYYFGIEACDDVLNGYGQFIGPALKHDCLCMRAALLLKRNWKNDGHMAIRDCHNARKIDGSSFRAHYYMSEALSQLGRHKEALDFACAAQNLAPSNSDVEERVERVKKDIAAGEAERNKKENEGILRSEPRGEAMPSLSDIFYRVEANSDDSPRSEREDSDYEEELELDFDTSMSGDEEHDVEPNILHGSLNLRIHRKNDSSRESGGANGSCGSPSSSSCNDRAPYQPGIAIDMKQRYVGHCNVGTDIKQANFLGQRGEYVASGSDDGRWFIWEKKTGRLIKMLHGDNAVVNCVQPHPFDCAVATSGIDNTIKIWTPTASVPSIVASGAVGPESADFLAAMEGNQRRLGRNRDAILGFEILERFRVHEFTEGNLHPFECAQS, encoded by the exons ATGGAACCCTGGCCTTTTCACGACGGTAATATCTACGATTTGCTTCACAGACGATACCTCCATGGCCCTCAA GATGCAAATCGCAGTTTTCAGCTTCATTCATCACTGATACGAAGGCTTTCACAGGAAAAAGAGTTGGAG ggGCATGAAGGTTGTGTTAATGCTATTGCTTGGAATTCCAGCGGTTCACTTCTGATATCCGGATCAGATGACACACGG ATTAATATATGGAGCTATGCTGGCAGGAACCTTTTGCATTCCTTAGAGACTGGGCATTGTGCAAATatattttgtagcaaatttattCCTGAGACTGGTGACGAACTTGTGGTTTCTGGAGCGGGAGATGCAGAA GTTCGGTTATTTAATTTGTCTCGATTAAGTGGGAGAGGAGCTGATGACAGTGCTATTGCTCCATCAGCTACGTATCAATGTCATACAAGAAGAGTCAAGAAGTTGGCT GTTGAAGTTGGAAACCCTAACGTTGTATGGAGCGCAAGTGAAGATGGGACATTGAGGCAACATGATTTTCGAGAAGGCTCTTCATGTCCTCCTGCTGGATCTTCTCATCAAGAATGTCGCAATATTTTG ATTGACTTGAGGTGTGGAGCAAAGAGGTCTCTAGCTGATCCTCCAAGACAAAATTTTGCTCTAAAGTCTTGCGATATTAGTGCCACCAGGCCTCATTTGCTCCTAGTTGGTGGGAG TGATGCGTTTGCACGGTTGTACGACAGAAGGATGCTGCCACCGTTCTCTTCAAGTCAGAAAAAGATGCCACCTCCTCCTTGTGTTGACTATTTTTGTCCCATGCATCTTTCTGACCAT GCACATTCAAGCTTGCATTTAACTCATGTTGCGTTTAGTCCAGATGGAGAAGAGGTTCTACTTAGTTACAGTGGAGAGCATGTCTATTTGATGGATATAAATCACG CAGGTGATAGTTCTATGCAGTATAGCCCTGCAGATGTTTCTCAGCTGACAAGCTTCACAACTAGGCTTGACAGAGGTGAACTGACATCTGAAGTTGGCCTAAAGGGTCATTCTAAGGAGAGAAGTGCTGCT CTTGACATGTGTAAGAAGCTACTCCAAATTGCTGAAAGATCCTTGGAGGGGGACATGAATTACTATTTCGGCATTGAGGCTTGCGATGACGTGTTAAATGGATATGGTCAATTTATTGGACCAGCATTGAAGCATGATTGTCTCTGTATGCGTGCTGCGTTGTTGCTGAAG cgaaattggaaaaatgatgGTCACATGGCGATTAGAGATTGTCATAATGCTCGAAAGATTGATGGCTCCTCATTTAGGGCACATTACTACATGTCTGAAGCTCTGTCACAG ttAGGAAGACATAAAGAAGCTCTAGATTTTGCTTGTGCTGCTCAAAATTTGGCTCCTTCTAATTCTGATGTAGAAGAAAGAGTTGAGAGAGTTAAGAAGGACATTGCTGCAG GCGAAGCAGAAagaaataagaaagaaaatgaaGGAATTTTGAGGTCTGAACCTCGAGGTGAAGCAATGCCTTCATTAAGTGACATATTTTACCGGGTAGAGGCTAATAGTGATGATAGCCCAAGATCTGAAAGAGAAGATTCTGATTATGAAGAGGAATTGGAACTGGACTTTGACACATCAATGTCAGGTGATGAGGAGCATGATGTTGAACCCAATATTCTGCATGGAAGTTTAAATTTAAGAATCCATCGAAAAAATGATTCATCTAGGGAAAGTGGTGGTGCAAATGGCTCGTGTGGATCTCCCTCATCATCATCCTGCAATGACAGAGCACCATATCAG CCTGGGATAGCTATTGATATGAAACAAAGATATGTTGGCCACTGTAACGTGGGGACTGACATAAAGCAGGCTAATTTTCTGGGTCAAAGAG GTGAATATGTTGCTAGTGGAAGTGATGATGGCAGATGGTTTATTTGGGAGAAGAAAACCGGCAGATTAATAAAGATGCTTCATGGAGATAatgcag TTGTCAACTGTGTGCAGCCTCATCCTTTCGACTGTGCTGTTGCTACGAGTGGGATTGATAACACAATTAAG ATTTGGACTCCAACTGCTTCCGTCCCCTCAATTGTAGCCAGTGGAGCAGTAGGGCCAGAAAGTGCTGACTTTTTAGCTGCCATGGAAGGGAACCAACGGAGATTAGGCCGCAATCGTGATGCAATCCT GGGTTTTGAAATTCTTGAGCGCTTTCGAGTGCATGAGTTCACTGAAGGAAACTTGCATCCATTCGAGTGTGCTCAGAGCTAA
- the LOC115711315 gene encoding protein ALTERED SEED GERMINATION 2 isoform X2: MEPWPFHDGNIYDLLHRRYLHGPQDANRSFQLHSSLIRRLSQEKELEGHEGCVNAIAWNSSGSLLISGSDDTRINIWSYAGRNLLHSLETGHCANIFCSKFIPETGDELVVSGAGDAEVRLFNLSRLSGRGADDSAIAPSATYQCHTRRVKKLAVEVGNPNVVWSASEDGTLRQHDFREGSSCPPAGSSHQECRNILIDLRCGAKRSLADPPRQNFALKSCDISATRPHLLLVGGSDAFARLYDRRMLPPFSSSQKKMPPPPCVDYFCPMHLSDHAHSSLHLTHVAFSPDGEEVLLSYSGEHVYLMDINHGDSSMQYSPADVSQLTSFTTRLDRGELTSEVGLKGHSKERSAALDMCKKLLQIAERSLEGDMNYYFGIEACDDVLNGYGQFIGPALKHDCLCMRAALLLKRNWKNDGHMAIRDCHNARKIDGSSFRAHYYMSEALSQLGRHKEALDFACAAQNLAPSNSDVEERVERVKKDIAAGEAERNKKENEGILRSEPRGEAMPSLSDIFYRVEANSDDSPRSEREDSDYEEELELDFDTSMSGDEEHDVEPNILHGSLNLRIHRKNDSSRESGGANGSCGSPSSSSCNDRAPYQPGIAIDMKQRYVGHCNVGTDIKQANFLGQRGEYVASGSDDGRWFIWEKKTGRLIKMLHGDNAVVNCVQPHPFDCAVATSGIDNTIKIWTPTASVPSIVASGAVGPESADFLAAMEGNQRRLGRNRDAILGFEILERFRVHEFTEGNLHPFECAQS; this comes from the exons ATGGAACCCTGGCCTTTTCACGACGGTAATATCTACGATTTGCTTCACAGACGATACCTCCATGGCCCTCAA GATGCAAATCGCAGTTTTCAGCTTCATTCATCACTGATACGAAGGCTTTCACAGGAAAAAGAGTTGGAG ggGCATGAAGGTTGTGTTAATGCTATTGCTTGGAATTCCAGCGGTTCACTTCTGATATCCGGATCAGATGACACACGG ATTAATATATGGAGCTATGCTGGCAGGAACCTTTTGCATTCCTTAGAGACTGGGCATTGTGCAAATatattttgtagcaaatttattCCTGAGACTGGTGACGAACTTGTGGTTTCTGGAGCGGGAGATGCAGAA GTTCGGTTATTTAATTTGTCTCGATTAAGTGGGAGAGGAGCTGATGACAGTGCTATTGCTCCATCAGCTACGTATCAATGTCATACAAGAAGAGTCAAGAAGTTGGCT GTTGAAGTTGGAAACCCTAACGTTGTATGGAGCGCAAGTGAAGATGGGACATTGAGGCAACATGATTTTCGAGAAGGCTCTTCATGTCCTCCTGCTGGATCTTCTCATCAAGAATGTCGCAATATTTTG ATTGACTTGAGGTGTGGAGCAAAGAGGTCTCTAGCTGATCCTCCAAGACAAAATTTTGCTCTAAAGTCTTGCGATATTAGTGCCACCAGGCCTCATTTGCTCCTAGTTGGTGGGAG TGATGCGTTTGCACGGTTGTACGACAGAAGGATGCTGCCACCGTTCTCTTCAAGTCAGAAAAAGATGCCACCTCCTCCTTGTGTTGACTATTTTTGTCCCATGCATCTTTCTGACCAT GCACATTCAAGCTTGCATTTAACTCATGTTGCGTTTAGTCCAGATGGAGAAGAGGTTCTACTTAGTTACAGTGGAGAGCATGTCTATTTGATGGATATAAATCACG GTGATAGTTCTATGCAGTATAGCCCTGCAGATGTTTCTCAGCTGACAAGCTTCACAACTAGGCTTGACAGAGGTGAACTGACATCTGAAGTTGGCCTAAAGGGTCATTCTAAGGAGAGAAGTGCTGCT CTTGACATGTGTAAGAAGCTACTCCAAATTGCTGAAAGATCCTTGGAGGGGGACATGAATTACTATTTCGGCATTGAGGCTTGCGATGACGTGTTAAATGGATATGGTCAATTTATTGGACCAGCATTGAAGCATGATTGTCTCTGTATGCGTGCTGCGTTGTTGCTGAAG cgaaattggaaaaatgatgGTCACATGGCGATTAGAGATTGTCATAATGCTCGAAAGATTGATGGCTCCTCATTTAGGGCACATTACTACATGTCTGAAGCTCTGTCACAG ttAGGAAGACATAAAGAAGCTCTAGATTTTGCTTGTGCTGCTCAAAATTTGGCTCCTTCTAATTCTGATGTAGAAGAAAGAGTTGAGAGAGTTAAGAAGGACATTGCTGCAG GCGAAGCAGAAagaaataagaaagaaaatgaaGGAATTTTGAGGTCTGAACCTCGAGGTGAAGCAATGCCTTCATTAAGTGACATATTTTACCGGGTAGAGGCTAATAGTGATGATAGCCCAAGATCTGAAAGAGAAGATTCTGATTATGAAGAGGAATTGGAACTGGACTTTGACACATCAATGTCAGGTGATGAGGAGCATGATGTTGAACCCAATATTCTGCATGGAAGTTTAAATTTAAGAATCCATCGAAAAAATGATTCATCTAGGGAAAGTGGTGGTGCAAATGGCTCGTGTGGATCTCCCTCATCATCATCCTGCAATGACAGAGCACCATATCAG CCTGGGATAGCTATTGATATGAAACAAAGATATGTTGGCCACTGTAACGTGGGGACTGACATAAAGCAGGCTAATTTTCTGGGTCAAAGAG GTGAATATGTTGCTAGTGGAAGTGATGATGGCAGATGGTTTATTTGGGAGAAGAAAACCGGCAGATTAATAAAGATGCTTCATGGAGATAatgcag TTGTCAACTGTGTGCAGCCTCATCCTTTCGACTGTGCTGTTGCTACGAGTGGGATTGATAACACAATTAAG ATTTGGACTCCAACTGCTTCCGTCCCCTCAATTGTAGCCAGTGGAGCAGTAGGGCCAGAAAGTGCTGACTTTTTAGCTGCCATGGAAGGGAACCAACGGAGATTAGGCCGCAATCGTGATGCAATCCT GGGTTTTGAAATTCTTGAGCGCTTTCGAGTGCATGAGTTCACTGAAGGAAACTTGCATCCATTCGAGTGTGCTCAGAGCTAA